A stretch of DNA from bacterium:
GGGAACAGTGATACAAATAATCCCATTTTTTTAAGACACGAACCAGTTCCCGAGTAGCTTGTAGCGGGTTGGAAGTATGTTCGATAACATCAGAAGAAATAACATATCCAAATGCATTTTCCTTAAAAGGCATCGCGAGAATTGAACCAACCACACCGTGAGCCATTGAATTTTTTTCTTTTGTTATCTTAACGAGTCGTTCACCAATATCAATTGCAATTACTTTTCCGGATCTATCTATTATCGCTTTCGTAAACCACCCGGTACCGCAACCGGCATCGAGAATAAGTTTATTCTCTAATATTTGCGTACCTAAAAATCAGTAAAAATAACCTCAATTCTTCTCTGGGTATCATATCGGTTGCTTAGTGAATCAAATTTAATAGCTATTTCATTATAAAATTTCTCTTTATCATTACTTTTCACA
This window harbors:
- a CDS encoding class I SAM-dependent methyltransferase gives rise to the protein MLENKLILDAGCGTGWFTKAIIDRSGKVIAIDIGERLVKITKEKNSMAHGVVGSILAMPFKENAFGYVISSDVIEHTSNPLQATRELVRVLKKWDYLYHCSQ